The proteins below come from a single Felis catus isolate Fca126 chromosome A1, F.catus_Fca126_mat1.0, whole genome shotgun sequence genomic window:
- the LOC101088904 gene encoding olfactory receptor 11L1, whose product MKPLNVSSVTEFQLLGFQNLLEWQTLLFAVFLFIYFLTVTGNVVIITVVSQDQRLRLPMYIFLKHLSFLEICYTFTIVPLLLANLFSHGQVISFSTCMTQLYFFVFFGATECFLLAMMAYDRYLAIYSPLQYSSLMSPEICTKLVAISWLTGVGTGLLPSLMISKLDFCGPNQINHFFCDLPPLMQLSCSSVYITRMVIFILSIAVLCICFFLTLVSYVFIVSTILRIPSGSGRMKTFSTCGSHLAVVTIYYGTMISMYVRPNDHLSPEINKIISVFYTVVTPLLNPIIYSLRNQEFKEAVRKLMRKKCDIYGGKVKGSFFIR is encoded by the coding sequence ATGAAGCCTCTAAATGTGTCCAGTGTCACTGAGTTTCAGCTTTTAGGATTCCAGAACCTTCTTGAATGGCAGACACTACTCTTTGCCGTCTTCTTGTTCATCTACTTTCTCACAGTAACAGGAAATGTTGTCATTATTACAGTGGTGAGCCAGGACCAGCGACTCCGCTTGCCTATGTACATATTTCTCAAACACCTCTCCTTTCTGGAGATCTGCTATACATTCACTATTGTGCCCCTTCTCCTAGCCAACCTGTTCTCCCATGGACAAGTCATCTCCTTCTCCACCTGTATGACACAGCTTTACTTCTTTGTGTTCTTTGGAGCTACTGAGTGTTTTCTTCTGGCCATGATGGCCTATGACCGATATCTGGCCATCTACAGCCCACTCCAGTACTCTTCCTTGATGAGTCCTGAGATCTGCACCAAGTTAGTGGCAATCTCCTGGTTGACAGGTGTTGGCACAGGGCTTCTGCCCTCCCTAATGATTTCCAAGTTGGATTTCTGTGGGCCTAACCAGATCAATCATTTCTTCTGTGACCTCCCTCCCCTCATGCAGCTCTCATGTTCCAGTGTGTATATCACCAGGATGGTCATCTTTATTCTGTCAATTGCAGTGTTGTGCATTTGCTTTTTTCTCACACTTGTATCCTATGTTTTCATTGTGTCCACCATATTGAGAATTCCTTCAGGCTCTGGCCGGATGAAGACCTTTTCCACATGTGGCTCCCATTTGGCTGTTGTCACTATCTACTATGGCACCATGATCTCCATGTATGTTCGCCCCAATGACCACCTGTCACCTGAAATCAACAAGATTATTTCTGTCTTCTACACTGTGGTCACCCCACTTCTGAACCCTATTATCTACAGCTTGAGGAATCAAGAATTCAAAGAGGCTGTTAGAAAACTCATGAGAAAAAAGTGTGATATCTATGGAGGAAAAGTGAAGGGCAGTTTCTTTATTAGGTAA